A window of Lodderomyces elongisporus chromosome 8, complete sequence genomic DNA:
TCAATCAAGTACTGAATATCTTGATGTCTACATTTTATCATcttatcaacaacaacaacaacaacaacaacaacaacaacaacaataacaacaacaataacttCATCAACATTGCCAAGTTCTCTATCTTCTTTCagttcatttttctttttttgttcttgttatgtatttttttttgggccAAAAGAATATTTGCGGAGATAACACATATACCTGAGCAGTAACGGATGTAACTAAAATCCGTAAGGCCAAGGCTGTATCAGTTGAAAAGATCCACTACCATTTTGCCTCGCTTTATGTTCCAGCACTTTGCACAACAGTGTCTAATTCGATGGTAGACAACAAGTagctaaaaaaaatgccACGGAGAATGTCATGGGGCTAGAAAGCTACTCAAAAGTGAATGTCGAAGAAGTTAATCATCCTGAACTTTCCGTGCCAAGAAATACTTTCCACATTATAAccgaaggaaaaaaaaaaaactggaAAATGTTCAACAAACCTTCAAAATAATTGTTGCCTTTCAGAAGTAAATGTTCATTTAGACAATCATAACTCAATCACTCGTCTCATCAAAACCTATCAAACGAACAACTGGGTGAAATATCAAGCAAAGATTGTTCTTAAGATTTGTAGGAGCTATAAATCAAAAAGGCCGTCACcgctttttttattttatttttttttttatttttctcaaTATCGGCAATTTTGTTCTCTCTTGCTcgctctttctctctttcttatCCCCCCCGCCCCTTTTGAGTGGAAGTGCCAGGAGTAGAGTAAAATATTTGCTGcaaattttaaaaactACAGAACACATATAATgtccaaaaaagaaaaaaagaaaaagagataaCACAAGAAAAGCATCCAAAAACATTAAGCCAAAAAACATCCATTTGACTTGTTTATGAAACGGTTTGACGTCACTTCCTTGTTTATTCGCATGCATGCATGCTTGCAAAGTTAATTGAGATTACAATCAAAATCTACATTTGCttcattttatttactCTTTTCTATCACCTACTgaaccaaaaataaaacaataaaaagagTACATTCTTCAGAGTCAacttctgtttttttttttttcttttttcacaaATAGAAGCATCTCTAGGTGCACACAATTGACTCGGAtcaacatatatatatatatattttctaTAATTGAAGACTTAATCATCGctatgttttcttttgaagcGTGGCGACGGCTGGCTTAACAAACGGCTTCCGTTTGCACTGCTAGGAACCAACTGGACAGCCTTTGATGGGTTGACTTTGTGGTCACAAGCGACAACCCTTTTGCCATTAGCACCACCTTTCACTGACATGTATTGCTCATTACCGGCATTATCAAGCTCCACATCACAATCATCACAGGCTTCTCCACCTTCGTCTCCAAGTTCGTCTTCCACCAGATCACTGCCGTACAGGTCATCGTCATTATCGTCACCATCGCCATTTTCATTGTCGGACTCGCCAAAGTGAAAGTCACTATCAGAACAATCTATCTCATCTCCACTGGAATTGACAATATTCTGAGCGCCACTTTCAGTGGTTGATTTATTTCTATGTAtttcttctgtttcttgCACATAATGTACAAGATGCTTACCACCTCCCGTGTCTTCAGTTTCACAACCACTAGTTCTTTCCGCATTACCAAAATCCCTTGAATCATGCAGAGTGTTTTTACCCATCAATTCAATCAACTGGAAATAATACAATTCCAAAACGTCTTTTGAATATGCGATATAATTCTTCAACATACCCGTCGACTTGTCAACTTCTTGCTTGCCAGGTATGCATCTCCAATCTACTCTATTCAAGAAATCAAGTTCAAGACAGTTGAGTTCACCCAAggcaacaccaccaactTTGGCATAATGGTCGTTTGTATAAAAGAAATCTTCAAGCGATTTTTGGGCAATCATGGTGGCAACAAGTAAAAACCTATGCACAGTCCATGAGTTTAAAGTGAAGAACGGCTGGTATTGGTGCGAGAGCAAGTCTATATAGTAGATTGTAGTTAACAAAATAGTGGGGTTAAAGTTGTTAAATTTTGTTAATCTAGTCAAATAGGTAAATGTAGATATTGCTGGTGGGGTACGCGAATGGTATCTGGTCAACAAATTATTGGCTggttgatgattttgatgatgaagttgttgttgttgttgttgttgttgttgttgttgttgttgttgttgttgttgtgaagaataagaattaGCGGAAGAGGAGAGATttgttgaggttgaggAGGAAGTTGCAACCGGAGGGTTGGATATCGACGCTGGTACGGATTTATCATTCAAGGTAATGAGTGACTGTAACATCCTCGAGATAAGGATTATTAAATGATCAATTGGGCAATCTGAAAACACTCTAGGTAATCGTTGAGTTATAATGGTATCTTCCACACTCTGCCTCGCTTTTACCAAAGTCTCTCCCGtcctttgttgttgttgttgttgctgttgttgttgctgctgctgttttTTTGGGAGGGGATGTGCATCATTTTGCCATTTTCCCAGattactttttttgatGAGCGTGGGTTCATATGCAGAAGTAGTTTGCGACTTTGCATCTAGTTTAGATTGCAGTTTTGGAACTTGAAACTCATAGGATCGTACTTGAGGATTAGTGAAGCTGGGACGGCGTGCCTTGTTCAAGTATTTGTTGTAAACTTCTATTGACCTTACTTTTCTCTGTCTGTCTATTGATTCAAAATATAATTGTTTGTCATTCAAAGTTGTTTTGATATTGGGCGACTGGAGATACTGCAGTAAAAACTCATCGTCGATACTGCTCTTGATAAAAAGCGATGTTCTCGGGATACTCGTGACTCTCTTAATGTCGTTGTTCGTGCAGTGGTCACTACTCTTGGGGTTACTAAAATTATAAAGCTCTTCAAGATTATCTCGTCGTTTCGCATTTGCAGTGCATTTGCTATATCTCATTGTTGTGCTGGGGCTGGTGGATATCGGGGGCGAGTTTGCATAAAGCGTTCTATTAAACGGCGAATGTGATGTTGCAATGTAGTTTCCGGGACTAGGTGAAGATCTTGTTGAGGTagttgaagttgttgaCATCTTCTCTATTCTGTGGAAACTGTGTGCTATACCATCTCTTACTATGCTATTATGATTAGTGTTCTTACTCttactattgttgttgttgttgttgttgttgttggggTTTAAGTTTGACTTTGTTTTGGGAATGTACCGATCGGCAGAATGGTGGTGAATATAAGTTATAGAAAATGTTGTTCCTGATGCCGTGGCTGAAGATGGCGACGATGGTAAACTATTTGGCGGAGACTTTAAAGGTCGAAGTAAGGTCATGAACTGgtttatactttttttttttgcttcttttttttttttacttttgacagacacgcacacacacagacacgcacacactttctttgtctctctttctctttaactcacacacactcagatattctttttctctttcttttccttcacAGAGGTTACTCAATCTGTTCCTACCTTTATAACAGCCAAGTGTGAGCTGCTCGTAAATACTTGAACGAAATGAAGGAAAGGGTTGAGCAGTTCACACGATATTACAACAAGGAAATACTACCCAAAAGGACactttcttgttcttgtgaTAAATCCAGGAAaatcagaaaaagaaaaacttcttgtaaaaaaaaaaaaatgtgtgCTCTTTCTATATTCAAAACTGATATGCCAATACAGTGCTAACAATCTGTTGACCCTATATCCATATGcacataaatatataaatacataaatatatatttgtatatatttatagACCGCCTATACAAGAACATTTCTTATCAGAAAAGAGGTTACATTTCCTGTGGCTCCTAACATAGGTGTGGGGTGGGTAAGTCTTCGTGTGTTATGCCTCCTAGAGTTGAGCAGTATTCATAAGCTTCTTTAAATtaacacacatacacatacatacatacatagaCGGCCACAcgtggtgatggtggtggtggtgattttttattaaattatttttttatttttttatcttttttatcttttttttttatgttttttttggggggggggcaACATTCTTCCACCACCATTTGGTACCATCAATTTCGAGTTCTCGATCTTGAAGATGATTAATCATCTTGAATCGTAAAGACTAAATACTCCTTCAAATAATACATTTAAAAAGGAGGTCAAATGAAGGGGAGAgtagagagagaaagaggaaagtGAGTTGGAGTGGGGGGGGGATGGGTGCTAGTAACAAAGTTAACACGAGATAAGATGGAAGGGTGGATGCAATTTATATCGGTATCTTGAGCtactttctttgttcttgtgttgtttttgcacTTATAGCCACAGGCACCttccttgttttcttttccccttAACAAATACGTATTTGTTACACAAAATACCCTAGTAGATAGTATGCGTAGTACACGTGGCGCACGtgggaaagagagagaagaaattgaatacAGATTACCATATTGTTTATGACCACTCCAAAGTGTCTAAAAGGCATTCTTGCTAAGAGTTGCTTCAATCTGAGTGAATCGAATAAAAGCGGCGacgaatatatatatatgtatatatatatatatgtgtgtataaatatgtatatattatGATATATAATTGCCAAAGTATCAGTACTTGTATTtcgattctttttttcttttccttcccTCATCCCGTGCCTCCCATCCGCCACTTTCAATACATTCCATTTCATCGTATTGGATTTCACCACACATTCCTCATAATTCGgtgagagagaaaaagtaattgtgggaaaacaaaagtgaagaaaaagtggCTAGCGTTTTACTTTCCCgaaccccccccccccccccccccccaccgTTCTTGGAGCTAGTATTGTCATTCCTTGCGAATTCAATGGTATTTTGAAATGTCGAGGCTTTTCCAGACATTTGAAACAGTATTTCATCACCGAGTAGCCACCCACACAACCACATCAATGCTGCGCTGTGCACATTTTGCGTATGTAAAATTTTGTAGTTGAGTTAGATGGCTATATCGATTaacaaaataacaaaagtCTATGCTAATAAACTCATTCTCCCACACACTATACTACAGACCAATATAATACGAACCTTTtgctaatttttttctctaattttatctttttttttctttcttatcctttttttttttttattttttttatgtctctttcttttcttgattgatcaaaatcattgagTAGTCAACAAGGATTATCAATGTGtgaggaaaaggaaaaagatgacTTAAATGACAAGACATCTTATACACTTTGGAAGCAGAAGATTAAAAAGAGCACAagagagaaggaagaaacaCTTTCGCTACTTACCCGGTTCTCAAGCGGCGAATGTTTTTCAGTCTAGCGTCGTGCAAGCTCCGcaaaaacataaacaaagaATGTGAAGAATCGAGATCAacagaaaaatgaaaaaaaaaaaacacaacaataacaagcATGATTACAATGATTGCTTGAGAAGGAAAGCAAATTCCAAATTCCAAATTTCAAACTACATTTCCaaactccaaaaaaaaagcaaaaaagcaaaaaagaaaaaaagaagaagtattAGTGTTAACACCATTAAATACAATCACGACAACAACTTTACTGCtaagattttttttgtctaaACTCATTCATAATGGATCATTTGCAACCAGGTACGTTAtttaaagagagagaaagaaaacacacacatacacacatacacaagAGGATGGGAGATATAATTAATAGGGGTGGgcgagtgagtgagtgagtgagtgagtgccCGAATGGGTTAAAATATCCTATTTCTTTATCTGTgaattttcttcaattttttttttctgcatTCAGTCCAGGATGGATGTTTCTTGGAATAATGAATTTGTCGATACTAACATTTGcctcctttatttttaaaagatTGGGTtccagcatcagcaacgaAGGCACAATTGAGAAACGTACTCAATAAACATAACGTAGTATACCCTAGTAATGCCAAAAAGACAGATCTCgttgaaatttttgaagAGAAAGTAAGACCGAATGCTTCGAAATGGTTAGCAGAGTATAATACAAGGGTTACAAACTCACACGACCAAGGGTTCCTCAATGCCCAGGACAGCGGTCTGAAACTGACAATACAAAAGAATGCTGAAGGTGAGTTTAGTCGCCTGTCCAGCACTGATGACCCAAGCGATACTAGCTCTGTGATGGATCAAAATGCAAAGGttacaaagaagaaaagaaatacgAAAAGAACAGTATCCAGAGAGACCAAGGTATTAACGGACGATCTTTACCTGAAAAGAGTTCCTAGCGGTGGTGCGAAGAAATTGGAAGAAGAGTTGAGAAATTCTCCAACGACCAATGATAAGGGCGGAGATAGCATTGGAAGCAAcgcaaaatcaaaaaagaacgatttgaaaatatatTCAAAGCTGGAAGAGATGGAGGTCAAACCAGATACAACCGATATGAAGTCGGCCAACCACAGCGATTACTCGATCGACAGCGATTATTCAGCAAGCGACTCAAAAGCAGGTCTGAGTTTCAGCAACGACAATGTATTTCAgacaaggaaaagagacttaagtaagaaaaagagaaagcgCACTAATGACTTTGAATCAGAAACTAAGAGCCCTAAAGTTAAAGTTGCTAAAACACACAAATCCCCGGAGCCCAATTCCAAGAGTAGCTCTCAAAACACATCACAAATCATTTCGAAGCAAAGATCTCCAAACAAGTCGATATTTGAGGATAGTGATTCCGAGATTTTCGAATATTCGGTTATTACCAAAGATGATTTAAACAAGTTAAAAAGCTCCCCAAAAGTAAAACACAATGATGGGAAAGATCATGAAACATCAAAGGCAACACTTGATCTGGAAGCAAATTCGCAGACTTTGGAAACGCCCGTAGACCTGAAGTATGCTGAGTCTATCACTGGCGTTGATACTAGAATTGGAGCTGCTGATGAAACAGATACCAACGTCAATACTAAAGTGATGGAAGCCCAGTATTCTCCAGTAATTGATCATGATTTTGCAAATCTGTTGGGTATTACCATTCAGGGCCTGGAACCCACAATCAAATTAGAAACGGAACCCTTCAGGGCGAGTACGACCAAGGATGAGTCAGTCGACAGTGCAAGGCTTTACTCATCCGAGTTTAAACAAAGAACGCTGCTGCCACACGTATCTCAGACTCCGCTGAAAACCGAGACGGAATATCTGTCCTCTCATTCCTCTAAACACAACGGATTGAACACTCCAAAACATGGGTCCCCCTTTCCCACTTCACAAACAAAGGTGAGAGGTgtatcatcttcatcttcctcatcattgtcaaaaggaaagaaacagTCAAGTGATATATCTACTACAATGCTGAAAAAGACACCATCAACAGAAAGTGCCAAATACAGCACATCCACTGAATCCAAAGCATTGAACAATAGCGCTGgcaggaaaataaaaagaagaatcgTCACTCCGATATCTGTAAATGATTTACCAAGACGTCCAAGGACTGCTCTTACTAAATCTGCGCTCACCCCGAAACCAAGATTAATTTCGATTTCCTCTAATCAATACTTCCTGGATGATGaggacgaagaagaagaagaagaagaagaagaagaagaagaagaagaagaagaaaacaaaaagggaGAGGATGAAGGAATGGGTGAACAGGAGTTGACTGACGTGGGAAGTAAGATAATAAAAGCTCCAAAAGAGTCTGCTCATAACAAGGACGGCCACAAAGGATGGAAGCCAATCAGTATTACCAGTGCGTTATTTACGTTTGTTTCTTATTCGTTGGTTGTCTTTTTGGCCATGTTCGGATATTGGTACCACGAGCAAAAGTATTTGGTTGGATATTGTGGCCTGGAAGTATACCAACCTACATTAAGTAATGCTGAAAGTGTTTCTTTGAATCAAGCTGGAAAATTTTTGGATGATCATTGTAAGCCAAACTGTATTCCATGTCCATCACATGCACGTTGCTTTCCAAACTTAGAACTCGCATGCTACGAGGATTTTGTTGAGTACAAGCCATGGTATGACTTTATTATACCAGGTCGAAAGAAATGTGTTTCTGACACAATGAAAGCCGAGAAGTTGGAGATTATGATAGATGTGGCTTTGGACTTGTTACGAACTAAGAATGCACAGGTGTCCTGTGGCAAGGGCAACGATGACGAGGAGAGTGGTATCTCGTTAACTATTTTGCATGACTTGTTGTTATCCATGAAGGCTCCATATATTACAATTGAGGAGTTTGAAGAGCTCTGGATAAAATCAGTAGCCGAATTGGAGAAGGAACCAGAGGTGATTGTAAGGCAAGTACGAACataattttcattttttattattttttttttattatttttgatTCATACACAACCACGAGCCCTCAACTATTTTCCCTAGTCTCTTTTCAATGCGGTTGAGTAGATGACAAGCCTAAGAGTGCAGGGTAAGAGGAATATGGGGTTTTGAATCCATTTCATGAACTTTATTACTaacaaatttatttttccctcattttttttttagtcaAGAATTACAAGTATTTCAGATACAAGATCCTCTGTTGGCGTTGACAACACGGAGACCGCGGTACAAAAGGCAAACAAGATTTTTCGATCAACGTCCTTATCAAACATTAGCTTGAAGTGCCAGTTGAAAAATGGACTTGTTGGGAATGTTACCGAGTATAAATTACCcatttttataattttggCCGTAGTTATCGGGTTTAAAGTTTTACAGTACAAATATAGGAATCACCAGCTCCAATTGGTCAAGATCGATATCATATACCAAGAAGTAATCAACAAATTGGTGACGCAATTGAAGGTTTCGAAAAATGATCCTAGAGTCAAGCCATATGTTGGATCAAATCAGTTGAGGGATCTTATATTGAGCAACGAACATAATTTGGGAGAGAGGATGAGGCTATGGAATATAGTCAGTGATAAAGTTGacaacaacacaaacaTTGTCACAAATATTGTGGAAGAGTATGGCGAGATCATGAAGGTTTGGCAATGGATCAATGAGATTGATTTAGATGTTTTGTGAATGTCCTCAAATGCGTTGAATCGGTTTTATAAAGACATTTTGGCAGAGACGTATTGTCTCATTGCCATTGTACTCTATCTATATATAGTGCTTATTTTCAGTTCACACGCAATCTTACTCTGTCATAGATACaagttttattttcttaaaCTAGTGTTATTAAGACTTAAGGTTAATTAATCACCATATGTTTCTTCcttgattcttttctttcccctttaatttctttcccattttccattttccatttttcttctttgaaaTCAGTATCTTACTCTAAGGTATATGGTAAGCAACGAGATTGGGCATACCCCAACATGAATATCCCAACGGCTTTGCCAAATAGCATAATCCTTCGGTTTCGATCCCATCATATCCTTCCGAGCGGTCCCATGTTGTTCCAATGATATAGCTTGTTGGGAAATTGGCACCTTGTTTGAACACAATcgatttgaaaaacaacacTGCTCCACCAACCGAGTCTAACGGCACAGCATAATTGAGTTGTTTCTGTTCATCTGTCAATTGGGAATCAACGTGCATGTAAAAATGATAGATTTCTCCTTGAACATCTCTTGGAACATATCGGAATTCACCCCATTTATTAGCATCCATCAAGTCAAGTTCTTCTTGCAGTGGTTTAGTTCTCTTACCACGCCACGAGTTTCTATCGTAATCCGAGATGCCTCCTCGCGTAACCCGTGGAACAATGATGTCACGGTTGGAGTTGATCATGATTTCAAGCATCTTAGGCCCTTGTTCAAAGCCTATAATGTCCGAGTCCAAGGTGATAATGTATTGCTCATCCGCAAGTGCTTGAGATATGAGAAAGTTTCTACTTCTTGCAATCAAACGACGACGGGTTCTTTGCATGGCATCGTTATGGCGGTCGTTCCGAGAGACCCCTTCTCCTTCTAGTTGCGGTGCTGAGCTCAAAGTGATCTTGTGAAACTTTGTTGCAAGGCTTTCCAACTTTGCGGCAATGTGTGATTCAATCTTGTTGAATTCTGCCAAATGGTTGTTTTGGAGACCAAGGGAGAACTGGTA
This region includes:
- a CDS encoding uncharacterized protein (CAZy:GT62), which gives rise to MPASDLKLRKSWTIVSLIITSLVVLSIYNLSSATISPTIVPAYPSSKGYTEGAGSLSEKESSEKKTPDSTPYSKQNYIENSTGLKKITYTLKQAENEKVSSSQKPTVLIVSSVGKDEPYGPGRSFESFMDTILTLIDNTDSKYQFSLGLQNNHLAEFNKIESHIAAKLESLATKFHKITLSSAPQLEGEGVSRNDRHNDAMQRTRRRLIARSRNFLISQALADEQYIITLDSDIIGFEQGPKMLEIMINSNRDIIVPRVTRGGISDYDRNSWRGKRTKPSQEELDLMDANKWGEFRYVPRDVQGEIYHFYMHVDSQLTDEQKQLNYAVPLDSVGGAVLFFKSIVFKQGANFPTSYIIGTTWDRSEGYDGIETEGLCYLAKPLGYSCWGMPNLVAYHIP
- the PHO80 gene encoding Pho80p cyclin; its protein translation is MTLLRPLKSPPNSLPSSPSSATASGTTFSITYIHHHSADRYIPKTKSNLNPNNNNNNNNNSKSKNTNHNSIVRDGIAHSFHRIEKMSTTSTTSTRSSPSPGNYIATSHSPFNRTLYANSPPISTSPSTTMRYSKCTANAKRRDNLEELYNFSNPKSSDHCTNNDIKRVTSIPRTSLFIKSSIDDEFLSQYLQSPNIKTTLNDKQLYFESIDRQRKVRSIEVYNKYLNKARRPSFTNPQVRSYEFQVPKSQSKLDAKSQTTSAYEPTLIKKSNSGKWQNDAHPLPKKQQQQQQQQQQQQQRTGETLVKARQSVEDTIITQRLPRVFSDCPIDHLIILISRMLQSLITLNDKSVPASISNPPVATSSSTSTNLSSSANSYSSQQQQQQQQQQQQQQQQQLHHQNHQPANNLLTRYHSRTPPAISTFTYLTRLTKFNNFNPTILLTTIYYIDLLSHQYQPFFTLNSWTVHRFLLVATMIAQKSLEDFFYTNDHYAKVGGVALGELNCLELDFLNRVDWRCIPGKQEVDKSTGMLKNYIAYSKDVLELYYFQLIELMGKNTSHDSRDFGNAERTSGCETEDTGGGKHLVHYVQETEEIHRNKSTTESGAQNIVNSSGDEIDCSDSDFHFGESDNENGDGDDNDDDSYGSDSVEDELGDEGGEACDDCDVELDNAGNEQYMSVKGGANGKRVVACDHKVNPSKAVQLVPSSANGSRLLSQPSPRFKRKHSDD
- the SRC1 gene encoding inner nuclear membrane protein enriched at telomere/subtelomere region, with translation MDHLQPDWVPASATKAQLRNVLNKHNVVYPSNAKKTDLVEIFEEKVRPNASKWLAEYNTRVTNSHDQGFLNAQDSGSKSTIQKNAEGEFSRSSSTDDPSDTSSVMDQNAKVTKKKRNTKRTVSRETKVLTDDLYSKRVPSGGAKKLEEELRNSPTTNDKGGDSIGSNAKSKKNDLKIYSKSEEMEVKPDTTDMKSANHSDYSIDSDYSASDSKAGSSFSNDNVFQTRKRDLSKKKRKRTNDFESETKSPKVKVAKTHKSPEPNSKSSSQNTSQIISKQRSPNKSIFEDSDSEIFEYSVITKDDLNKLKSSPKVKHNDGKDHETSKATLDSEANSQTLETPVDSKYAESITGVDTRIGAADETDTNVNTKVMEAQYSPVIDHDFANSLGITIQGSEPTIKLETEPFRASTTKDESVDSARLYSSEFKQRTSSPHVSQTPSKTETEYSSSHSSKHNGLNTPKHGSPFPTSQTKVRGVSSSSSSSLSKGKKQSSDISTTMSKKTPSTESAKYSTSTESKALNNSAGRKIKRRIVTPISVNDLPRRPRTALTKSALTPKPRLISISSNQYFSDDEDEEEEEEEEEEEEEEEENKKGEDEGMGEQELTDVGSKIIKAPKESAHNKDGHKGWKPISITSALFTFVSYSLVVFLAMFGYWYHEQKYLVGYCGSEVYQPTLSNAESVSLNQAGKFLDDHCKPNCIPCPSHARCFPNLELACYEDFVEYKPWYDFIIPGRKKCVSDTMKAEKLEIMIDVALDLLRTKNAQVSCGKGNDDEESGISLTILHDLLLSMKAPYITIEEFEELWIKSVAELEKEPEVIVRQSRITSISDTRSSVGVDNTETAVQKANKIFRSTSLSNISLKCQLKNGLVGNVTEYKLPIFIILAVVIGFKVLQYKYRNHQLQLVKIDIIYQEVINKLVTQLKVSKNDPRVKPYVGSNQLRDLILSNEHNLGERMRLWNIVSDKVDNNTNIVTNIVEEYGEIMKVWQWINEIDLDVL